From one Vidua chalybeata isolate OUT-0048 unplaced genomic scaffold, bVidCha1 merged haplotype W_reject_23, whole genome shotgun sequence genomic stretch:
- the LOC128783187 gene encoding uncharacterized protein LOC128783187 isoform X1, whose amino-acid sequence MALALRLFLPLLLAVALPARAAQAAPLQARGAAWDGDMAYPDAQLDDSLVNSVGEILLENAGGPSPWKNSDTGDKKSLEAARHLDQMLSDLERRREMGQRALLKAALPEGSNGFVPAPDTRREEMPDSATEDVITETGIFAPDPVRLPRIVCPQDVRRSCMIGTVVTLFTAPLVLIGCYLGIRKLYQSRRSVVDFSPQLSCNSAHSIGSLTRSHAALERWPVCGCPKNSAEGSAAAQCFHWPLHCWPCPGGPAGAAASAGSH is encoded by the exons ATGGCCCTTGCTCTGCGCCTcttcctcccgctcctcctggccgtggccctgcctgccagggctgcccaggctgctccgcTGCAAGCGCGGGGAGCAG CTTGGGATGGTGACATGGCTTATCCGGATGCCCAATTGGATGACAGCTTGGTGAATTCTGTTGGCGAGATTCTCTTGGAGAATGCTGGAG GTCCTTCTCCATGGAAGAACTCAGACACTGGAGACAAGAaatccctggaggcagccagacacctggaccagatgctgagtgatctggagagacgccgtg agatGGGCCAAAGGGCtttgctgaaggcagcacttcCTGAAGGAAGCAATGGCTTCGTGCCAGCCCCTGATACACGAAGAGAGGAGATGCCAGACAGTGCCACAGAAG acgttatcactgaaacaggaatatttgccCCGGATCCAGTGCGCCTCCCAAGAATTGTCTGCCCCCAGGATGTGCGCAGGTCCTGCATGATAGGCACGGTGGTGACACTGTTCACCGCGCCCCTCGTGCTGATCGGCTGCTATCTTGGCATTCGGAAGCTGTACCAGAGCAGACGGTcagttgttgatttttctccacagctttcttgTAACTCTGCTCATAGCATTGGTAGCCTGACTCGTAGTCATGCTGCACTGGAGCGGTGGCCAGTCTGTGGTTGTccaaagaactctgctgagggctctgctgctgcccagtgctttcattggcCTCTTCATTGCTggccttgtcctggggggcccgctggggctgcagccagtgctggctcccactga
- the LOC128783187 gene encoding uncharacterized protein LOC128783187 isoform X4, with the protein MALALRLFLPLLLAVALPARAAQAAPLQARGAAWDGDMAYPDAQLDDSLVNSVGEILLENAGGPSPWKNSDTGDKKSLEAARHLDQMLSDLERRREMGQRALLKAALPEGSNGFVPAPDTRREEMPDSATEDVITETGIFAPDPVRLPRIVCPQDVRRSCMIGTVVTLFTAPLVLIGCYLGIRKLYQSRRLMKPMLV; encoded by the exons ATGGCCCTTGCTCTGCGCCTcttcctcccgctcctcctggccgtggccctgcctgccagggctgcccaggctgctccgcTGCAAGCGCGGGGAGCAG CTTGGGATGGTGACATGGCTTATCCGGATGCCCAATTGGATGACAGCTTGGTGAATTCTGTTGGCGAGATTCTCTTGGAGAATGCTGGAG GTCCTTCTCCATGGAAGAACTCAGACACTGGAGACAAGAaatccctggaggcagccagacacctggaccagatgctgagtgatctggagagacgccgtg agatGGGCCAAAGGGCtttgctgaaggcagcacttcCTGAAGGAAGCAATGGCTTCGTGCCAGCCCCTGATACACGAAGAGAGGAGATGCCAGACAGTGCCACAGAAG acgttatcactgaaacaggaatatttgccCCGGATCCAGTGCGCCTCCCAAGAATTGTCTGCCCCCAGGATGTGCGCAGGTCCTGCATGATAGGCACGGTGGTGACACTGTTCACCGCGCCCCTCGTGCTGATCGGCTGCTATCTTGGCATTCGGAAGCTGTACCAGAGCAGACG ACTCATGAAACCAATGTTGGTTTGA
- the LOC128783187 gene encoding uncharacterized protein LOC128783187 isoform X3, with protein MALALRLFLPLLLAVALPARAAQAAPLQARGAAWDGDMAYPDAQLDDSLVNSVGEILLENAGGPSPWKNSDTGDKKSLEAARHLDQMLSDLERRRGGCISLSLPLGLSSRGLSLHIWTRCARHRGKGSMAAWLPRCCFPALQGCFPAWPGCSFSPASAGRHLASAGREPKLHHGPAIPCNFPLPGTSGAAAFWRREGPVAAPRAVAFS; from the exons ATGGCCCTTGCTCTGCGCCTcttcctcccgctcctcctggccgtggccctgcctgccagggctgcccaggctgctccgcTGCAAGCGCGGGGAGCAG CTTGGGATGGTGACATGGCTTATCCGGATGCCCAATTGGATGACAGCTTGGTGAATTCTGTTGGCGAGATTCTCTTGGAGAATGCTGGAG GTCCTTCTCCATGGAAGAACTCAGACACTGGAGACAAGAaatccctggaggcagccagacacctggaccagatgctgagtgatctggagagacgccgtggtgggtgcatttccctcagccttcccctgggactcagcagccgggggctttccctgcacatctggacacgcTGTGCCcggcacagagggaagggatccatggcagcctggctgccccgctgctgctttcctgccctgcagggctgtttcccagcctggcctggctgcagcttctccccagcctctgcaggaaggcatttggcatcagctggcagggagcccaaactgcaccatGGGCCTGCAATCCCCTGCAATTTCCCGCTCCCTGGCACATCAGGAGCGGCAGCTTTTTGGAGAAGGGAGGGCCCTGTGGCAGCCCCAAGAGCCGTGGCCTTTTCCTGA
- the LOC128783187 gene encoding uncharacterized protein LOC128783187 isoform X2, which translates to MALALRLFLPLLLAVALPARAAQAAPLQARGAGPSPWKNSDTGDKKSLEAARHLDQMLSDLERRREMGQRALLKAALPEGSNGFVPAPDTRREEMPDSATEDVITETGIFAPDPVRLPRIVCPQDVRRSCMIGTVVTLFTAPLVLIGCYLGIRKLYQSRRSVVDFSPQLSCNSAHSIGSLTRSHAALERWPVCGCPKNSAEGSAAAQCFHWPLHCWPCPGGPAGAAASAGSH; encoded by the exons ATGGCCCTTGCTCTGCGCCTcttcctcccgctcctcctggccgtggccctgcctgccagggctgcccaggctgctccgcTGCAAGCGCGGGGAGCAG GTCCTTCTCCATGGAAGAACTCAGACACTGGAGACAAGAaatccctggaggcagccagacacctggaccagatgctgagtgatctggagagacgccgtg agatGGGCCAAAGGGCtttgctgaaggcagcacttcCTGAAGGAAGCAATGGCTTCGTGCCAGCCCCTGATACACGAAGAGAGGAGATGCCAGACAGTGCCACAGAAG acgttatcactgaaacaggaatatttgccCCGGATCCAGTGCGCCTCCCAAGAATTGTCTGCCCCCAGGATGTGCGCAGGTCCTGCATGATAGGCACGGTGGTGACACTGTTCACCGCGCCCCTCGTGCTGATCGGCTGCTATCTTGGCATTCGGAAGCTGTACCAGAGCAGACGGTcagttgttgatttttctccacagctttcttgTAACTCTGCTCATAGCATTGGTAGCCTGACTCGTAGTCATGCTGCACTGGAGCGGTGGCCAGTCTGTGGTTGTccaaagaactctgctgagggctctgctgctgcccagtgctttcattggcCTCTTCATTGCTggccttgtcctggggggcccgctggggctgcagccagtgctggctcccactga